A section of the Acidimicrobiales bacterium genome encodes:
- a CDS encoding alpha/beta hydrolase, whose product MLLGGGEGQPGPQPAPAGRPLPAEVYRRIRRAADPPVRIAMTAPRTAAFVARSWARSRRAPLDSHPPAPPPSAGLAAQVAVDELLLAMMKSPKRYPHRADYERVGQEVLEAAELFERRGWVADPSSYHPDPPALSAPAIEGCRPLDLAWTRGIPYEHLSFESGYEPHAGEPGAQRWQAATPNRTAHAWVLRHPGRPRPWLVCFHGFGTGSAMLDLPAFRALRLHRELGLNLLLPVMPCHGPRKLSRLGSDSLLSFDVLNSIHGIAQGVWDARRLLSWVRNEGAPAIGLYGISLGGYTAALLAGLEDGLDCVIAGIPAADLPRLFFHHSPPHVRRRAAEHHLAGEEADRIHRVISPLAFEPRVPLRDRFIYAGLADRLATPGQAQRLWLHWGRPTIHWYPGNHVGFFWTRTLGDFVDASLASSGLTESAAVPAPA is encoded by the coding sequence ATGCTACTTGGTGGGGGTGAGGGCCAGCCGGGGCCGCAGCCGGCGCCGGCTGGGAGGCCACTGCCGGCGGAGGTCTACCGGCGGATACGGAGAGCAGCCGATCCGCCAGTGCGCATCGCCATGACCGCGCCGCGCACCGCTGCCTTCGTGGCCCGCTCGTGGGCACGCAGCCGGCGTGCACCGCTCGACTCCCATCCTCCCGCACCGCCGCCGAGCGCAGGGCTGGCTGCCCAGGTGGCGGTCGACGAGCTCCTCCTGGCCATGATGAAGAGCCCCAAGCGCTACCCGCACCGCGCCGACTACGAGCGGGTCGGACAGGAAGTGCTCGAGGCGGCCGAGCTCTTCGAGCGTCGGGGCTGGGTGGCTGACCCGTCCTCGTACCATCCCGACCCTCCGGCGCTCTCGGCGCCCGCCATCGAAGGCTGTCGGCCGCTCGACCTGGCCTGGACGCGGGGGATCCCGTACGAGCACCTCTCGTTCGAGAGCGGCTACGAACCGCACGCCGGCGAGCCCGGTGCGCAGCGGTGGCAGGCGGCAACGCCGAATCGGACGGCCCACGCATGGGTCCTGCGCCATCCTGGCCGGCCTCGCCCCTGGCTGGTGTGCTTCCACGGGTTCGGGACCGGGAGCGCCATGCTCGACCTCCCCGCCTTTCGGGCCCTGCGCCTGCACCGCGAGCTCGGGCTCAACCTCCTCCTGCCGGTGATGCCCTGCCACGGCCCCCGCAAGCTCAGCCGGCTTGGGTCCGACAGCCTGCTGTCATTCGACGTCCTCAACAGCATCCACGGGATCGCCCAGGGCGTCTGGGACGCGCGCCGGCTGTTGAGCTGGGTGCGCAACGAGGGGGCGCCCGCGATCGGCCTCTACGGCATCTCCCTCGGCGGGTACACGGCCGCCCTCCTGGCCGGCCTGGAGGACGGCTTGGACTGCGTCATCGCCGGCATCCCGGCGGCCGACCTGCCGCGCCTGTTCTTCCACCATTCTCCGCCGCACGTACGGCGCCGGGCGGCTGAGCACCATCTCGCCGGCGAAGAGGCCGACCGGATCCACCGTGTGATCTCGCCACTGGCGTTCGAGCCCCGTGTCCCGCTCCGGGACCGGTTCATCTACGCGGGGCTGGCCGACCGCCTGGCCACTCCCGGGCAGGCCCAGCGGTTGTGGCTCCACTGGGGCCGACCCACGATCCACTGGTACCCGGGCAATCACGTGGGGTTCTTCTGGACGCGCACGCTCGGCGACTTCGTCGACGCGTCCCTCGCCAGCTCTGGCCTGACCGAGTCGGCAGCGGTCCCGGCCCCGGCCTGA